From Myxococcales bacterium, a single genomic window includes:
- a CDS encoding protein kinase — MFVCQECGRSFQQAGFCTEDGGTLADGGDDPLLGQMVGSFRICKQIGKGGMGAVYKGVHPTIGSRAAIKFLSQECSQHPALVERFFAEAKAVNLIHHDNIVTVSDLSTMADKRPYIVMELLDGAPLSSYMERSRGLPLGTLCRTLIELLDGLGAAHAKGIVHRDLKPDNVFISPTGRVKILDFGIAKLRPEQGGISDATRTGSLLGTPQYMSPEQAQGMHVDHRADLYAAGVILFEGATGQRPFPAQTLYELLKAHVEEMPPAPSLLRPDTPPPLETVLLHALQKDPAYRYQSAQDFKLAIEQCLPYLPPESFVPLGETPRSPHANLPSHPSYATPHAYVATPAGPYAPGPAHFGAPLATPAPTLPSPYAQMAPPPAPHPATRSYSWVWIVLGVLLFLIMMWTLTWCGACAVGMGAG; from the coding sequence ATGTTCGTGTGTCAGGAGTGCGGCCGCTCGTTCCAGCAGGCGGGGTTTTGCACCGAAGACGGCGGAACGCTCGCCGACGGTGGCGACGATCCGTTGCTCGGGCAGATGGTCGGCAGCTTCCGCATCTGCAAGCAGATCGGAAAAGGTGGCATGGGCGCGGTCTACAAGGGCGTGCACCCGACCATCGGCAGCCGTGCCGCGATCAAGTTCCTGTCCCAAGAGTGCAGCCAGCACCCGGCGCTCGTGGAGCGCTTTTTCGCCGAAGCCAAGGCGGTGAACCTGATCCATCACGACAACATCGTGACGGTCTCGGATCTGAGCACGATGGCGGACAAGCGGCCGTACATCGTGATGGAGCTCCTCGATGGCGCGCCGCTCTCGTCGTACATGGAGCGGTCTCGCGGCCTGCCGCTCGGCACGCTTTGTCGTACCCTCATCGAGCTGCTCGATGGCCTCGGGGCGGCACACGCCAAGGGCATCGTTCACCGCGATCTGAAACCCGACAACGTCTTCATCTCGCCGACCGGTCGGGTGAAGATCTTGGACTTTGGCATCGCCAAGCTGCGCCCCGAGCAGGGCGGCATCAGCGACGCGACGCGCACCGGTTCACTGCTCGGCACTCCTCAATACATGTCGCCCGAGCAGGCTCAGGGCATGCACGTCGACCACCGTGCCGATCTGTACGCGGCGGGTGTGATCTTGTTCGAGGGTGCAACCGGGCAGCGCCCGTTTCCGGCCCAGACCCTGTATGAGCTCCTGAAGGCGCACGTCGAGGAAATGCCGCCGGCCCCCAGCTTGCTCCGTCCCGACACCCCGCCGCCCCTCGAGACGGTGCTGCTGCACGCGCTGCAGAAGGATCCGGCGTATCGCTACCAGTCGGCGCAGGACTTCAAGCTCGCCATCGAGCAGTGTCTGCCCTACCTGCCGCCCGAGAGCTTCGTGCCCCTCGGAGAGACCCCGCGCTCGCCCCATGCCAACCTGCCGAGCCACCCGAGCTACGCGACTCCCCACGCGTACGTGGCAACGCCGGCCGGACCCTACGCCCCCGGACCCGCGCACTTCGGCGCGCCGCTCGCGACGCCGGCGCCGACCCTACCGTCACCCTACGCCCAGATGGCGCCGCCCCCAGCCCCGCACCCAGCGACCCGCAGCTACTCGTGGGTGTGGATCGTGCTCGGCGTGCTGCTCTTCTTGATCATGATGTGGACCCTCACGTGGTGTGGGGCGTGCGCAGTGGGGATGGGGGCGGGGTAG
- a CDS encoding serine hydrolase: MVAGTEQCDDANKVDNDACHNDCTRPTCDFVDGSGHTAIAAVAANLGGGQPLAVSMANSKVPGVSIAIRDVDGVIYTAVFGNANNQTYDSKAPALSASTLFQAASMGKAVSALAYLLSGVAATTKDVDITPTLVDLAIPPYALTPTQLLSHSGGTAPHGFAAGYLEGDPLPTTEQIVLGKSPASSAAVSFDASKKGIFSYSGGGYMLWQLWLERVTKQPLGDFVRDNLFLAAGAKRSSFTQPMTAAVDHDAACGRSPYLDTNKICRKVYAERTAAGLWTTPAELACMTKYVTKERPDVLKVVQSKALWVDFNNGNYPQVMGVGLFHRPANGVDESAGHLYEHSGVNEGFLSQMVFFDDGRAIVAMDNGVSANGGISGFVVRGLCRELKWPCEGKNVAVK, encoded by the coding sequence GTGGTCGCCGGCACCGAACAGTGCGACGACGCAAACAAGGTCGACAACGACGCTTGTCACAACGACTGTACGCGGCCGACCTGCGACTTCGTCGACGGCTCTGGACACACCGCGATCGCGGCCGTGGCCGCCAACCTTGGCGGCGGCCAGCCCCTGGCCGTCTCGATGGCCAACAGCAAGGTGCCGGGGGTCAGCATAGCCATCCGAGATGTCGACGGAGTCATCTACACGGCGGTATTCGGCAACGCGAACAACCAAACCTACGACTCGAAGGCCCCGGCGCTCAGCGCATCGACGCTGTTTCAGGCCGCGTCCATGGGCAAGGCCGTATCGGCGCTGGCTTACCTGCTGAGCGGCGTCGCCGCGACCACCAAGGACGTCGACATCACTCCGACGTTGGTCGACCTCGCCATTCCTCCCTACGCGCTCACGCCAACCCAGCTCCTGTCCCACAGCGGTGGCACCGCACCGCATGGTTTTGCCGCCGGCTATCTGGAAGGGGATCCGCTTCCGACGACGGAACAGATCGTGCTCGGCAAGAGCCCGGCTTCCTCCGCGGCAGTGAGCTTCGACGCCAGCAAGAAGGGGATCTTTTCGTATTCGGGCGGCGGATACATGCTCTGGCAACTGTGGCTCGAGCGCGTCACCAAGCAGCCGCTCGGCGACTTCGTGCGCGACAACCTGTTCCTGGCCGCAGGCGCAAAACGCTCGAGCTTCACACAACCGATGACGGCGGCCGTCGACCACGACGCGGCCTGCGGGCGCTCCCCCTATCTCGACACCAACAAGATCTGCCGGAAGGTGTACGCCGAGCGGACCGCGGCCGGTCTCTGGACGACGCCAGCCGAGCTCGCGTGCATGACGAAATACGTCACCAAGGAGCGGCCCGACGTGCTGAAGGTGGTTCAGTCGAAGGCGCTGTGGGTGGACTTCAACAACGGCAACTATCCCCAGGTGATGGGAGTCGGGCTCTTTCACCGCCCGGCCAACGGAGTCGACGAGAGCGCGGGCCATTTGTACGAGCACTCGGGCGTCAACGAGGGTTTCCTGTCCCAGATGGTGTTCTTCGACGACGGACGCGCGATCGTGGCGATGGACAACGGTGTGTCGGCGAACGGCGGGATCTCGGGGTTCGTGGTCCGGGGGCTGTGTCGGGAGCTCAAATGGCCGTGCGAAGGCAAGAACGTCGCGGTGAAGTGA
- a CDS encoding VCBS repeat-containing protein, with translation MITKRRWVVTLGLIMLGCGGDDSSAAGTGGNGGGGNSGGSGGSGNSSGSGGSGNSGGGPVTPPPPSCSPSASGSKGAVATPTLRATLPGSWDENWLASPALVDVDGDKKLDIVAARHSVLYVWHGDGTKLWQTAWASSASNSPEHGQSRMWASAVVADFDADGDVEIAVGSDADSSSGVNVAVYDHKGELLPGWPVHFGASDEVRAIAAADVDGDGKLEVLVNKTNKGPATAVYELDGKMHPGFPQVSPSCNPPAPAEECWDFGGYNQNIAAGDLDGDGVDDVVSSYDAIVFGIFKGDGTPFPTHASFADKVVTSVEAYHDLKLSQQGWGTGDRSEFTYSPPVIADIDGDGDHEIVLAGDHEHSSDTTNKGITVWVLNHDMTRPAGWDPPKDSGLPIAAKNLGQNIVPTQPSPSVADLDGKPGDEIVVPAYDGKLYAFASNGSVLWTYTFGVSASPYTGAGEALIVDLNGDGSPEILFSTYSSGAPSKPETPAHLIVLDAGGNELQKVELYGRGSMSAPAVADLDGDGQLELVISLKDSLGAGKGGVQIWDLPGSSTNCVLWGTGRGGLTRQGYVP, from the coding sequence ATGATCACGAAGCGACGTTGGGTGGTCACCCTCGGGCTCATCATGCTGGGCTGCGGCGGCGACGATTCCAGCGCCGCGGGCACCGGCGGCAATGGCGGCGGCGGCAACTCCGGCGGCAGCGGCGGCAGCGGCAACTCCAGCGGCAGCGGCGGCAGCGGCAACTCCGGCGGCGGGCCGGTCACGCCTCCCCCCCCGTCGTGCAGTCCTTCCGCGAGCGGGTCGAAGGGCGCCGTTGCAACGCCCACACTCCGGGCCACGTTGCCCGGGAGCTGGGACGAAAACTGGTTGGCGTCGCCCGCGCTCGTCGACGTCGATGGCGACAAGAAGCTCGATATCGTCGCGGCGCGCCACTCGGTGCTCTACGTGTGGCACGGCGATGGCACGAAGCTCTGGCAGACCGCCTGGGCGAGCTCCGCATCGAATTCTCCCGAGCACGGCCAGAGCCGCATGTGGGCGTCAGCGGTCGTCGCTGATTTCGATGCTGATGGCGACGTCGAGATCGCGGTCGGCAGTGACGCGGACTCGAGCTCCGGTGTCAACGTCGCGGTGTACGACCACAAGGGCGAGCTCTTGCCCGGTTGGCCGGTACACTTCGGGGCCAGCGACGAGGTTCGGGCCATCGCGGCCGCCGACGTCGACGGAGACGGCAAGCTCGAGGTGCTGGTGAACAAGACCAACAAGGGTCCCGCCACCGCGGTCTACGAGCTCGACGGCAAGATGCACCCGGGCTTTCCGCAGGTCAGCCCGAGCTGCAATCCGCCTGCTCCCGCCGAAGAGTGCTGGGACTTCGGCGGCTACAATCAGAACATCGCCGCAGGCGATCTCGACGGCGATGGGGTGGACGATGTCGTGTCCAGCTACGACGCCATCGTCTTCGGGATCTTCAAGGGCGACGGTACGCCGTTTCCGACCCACGCGAGCTTCGCGGACAAGGTCGTCACCTCCGTCGAGGCGTACCACGATCTGAAACTCTCCCAGCAAGGCTGGGGCACCGGCGATCGCTCCGAGTTCACCTATTCACCGCCGGTCATCGCCGACATCGACGGCGACGGCGACCACGAGATCGTGCTCGCCGGAGATCACGAGCATTCGAGCGACACGACCAACAAAGGCATCACCGTCTGGGTCCTCAATCACGACATGACCCGGCCTGCGGGATGGGATCCCCCCAAGGACTCCGGCTTGCCCATCGCGGCGAAGAACCTGGGGCAAAACATCGTGCCGACGCAGCCGAGCCCGAGCGTCGCGGATCTCGACGGCAAACCCGGCGATGAAATCGTGGTCCCCGCCTACGACGGCAAACTCTACGCCTTTGCGTCGAACGGCAGCGTGCTGTGGACCTACACCTTCGGCGTCTCCGCCAGCCCCTACACCGGCGCCGGCGAGGCGTTGATCGTCGATCTGAATGGTGACGGCTCACCGGAGATCTTGTTCTCGACCTACAGCTCCGGCGCGCCAAGCAAACCCGAGACGCCCGCCCATCTGATCGTGCTCGACGCTGGCGGCAACGAGCTACAGAAGGTGGAGCTGTACGGGCGCGGCTCCATGAGCGCACCGGCCGTCGCCGATCTCGACGGAGACGGCCAGCTCGAGCTGGTGATCTCGCTGAAGGACAGCTTGGGCGCGGGCAAGGGCGGCGTGCAGATCTGGGACCTGCCCGGCTCGAGCACGAATTGCGTGCTCTGGGGTACGGGGCGTGGAGGCCTGACGCGGCAGGGCTACGTGCCCTGA
- a CDS encoding HNH endonuclease, whose protein sequence is MPLLSSVSDLELRERLSAAVSTERAASTDVVFHLAELDRRKLYLEDACSSLFAYCVERLGYSEDGANKRVRVARLAQRFPQILDELASGEVHLTGLFLLSRHLTEDNVEQLLAEARGKSKRQLEELIARWSPQPDVPTTLTTMAPEPAQTELSTVSGAGNSAPPPRPSMPRARLQPLSPESVRLELTARTAFRDKLEQARNLLSHEVPSGDLATLLELGLDLLIAAAIQRRSGAGKPRKRRETKPGSRHVPVDVQREVRERDGDRCTFRDAEGRRCSETRFLTIEHIVPFAKGGPTTVDNCCLLCSAHNSYRARQVFGDEHIQNEIAGARARRKENSTPADPALAPAPAPAVAPELEVFEKVRSALVLAGFKRAQARHAVEHVRLRGIEPRVEPLLRAAIAVLTP, encoded by the coding sequence ATGCCTCTCCTCTCTTCGGTCTCCGATCTCGAGCTCCGCGAACGCCTCTCGGCTGCCGTCAGCACCGAGCGCGCTGCATCGACGGACGTCGTCTTTCACCTGGCGGAGCTCGACCGCCGTAAGCTCTATCTTGAGGATGCCTGCTCGTCGCTCTTCGCGTACTGCGTGGAGCGCCTGGGGTACTCCGAGGACGGCGCCAACAAGCGCGTGCGCGTTGCCCGCCTGGCACAGCGCTTTCCTCAGATCCTCGACGAGCTCGCGTCCGGTGAGGTGCACCTGACCGGGCTGTTCCTCCTCTCCAGGCACCTCACGGAGGATAACGTCGAGCAGCTCCTCGCCGAGGCTCGAGGGAAGTCGAAGCGTCAGCTCGAAGAGCTCATCGCCCGCTGGTCTCCGCAGCCGGACGTGCCGACCACCTTGACCACGATGGCGCCCGAGCCCGCGCAGACGGAGTTATCAACAGTGTCCGGGGCAGGTAACTCTGCGCCACCGCCTCGGCCCTCGATGCCTCGTGCTCGTCTCCAGCCCCTGTCGCCGGAGAGCGTGCGACTGGAGCTCACCGCTCGGACCGCGTTCCGCGACAAGCTCGAGCAAGCCCGGAACCTGCTCAGCCACGAAGTCCCCAGCGGCGACCTGGCGACGCTCCTCGAGCTCGGCCTAGACCTGCTGATCGCGGCCGCGATCCAACGTCGCTCGGGCGCGGGCAAGCCGCGCAAGCGTCGCGAGACGAAGCCGGGCTCACGACACGTGCCCGTCGATGTCCAGCGGGAGGTGCGGGAGCGGGATGGTGACCGGTGCACCTTCCGCGATGCTGAGGGGCGTCGATGTTCAGAGACCCGTTTCCTGACCATCGAGCACATCGTTCCCTTCGCGAAGGGCGGGCCGACCACCGTGGACAACTGCTGCCTGCTCTGCTCGGCTCACAACTCATACCGAGCGCGACAGGTGTTCGGCGACGAGCACATCCAGAACGAGATCGCGGGGGCTCGCGCTCGCCGCAAGGAGAACAGCACGCCTGCGGATCCGGCACTCGCGCCAGCGCCGGCACCTGCCGTCGCGCCCGAGCTCGAAGTGTTCGAGAAGGTGCGCTCGGCGCTGGTGCTCGCGGGGTTCAAGCGGGCCCAGGCACGGCACGCTGTCGAGCACGTGCGACTGCGCGGGATCGAGCCTCGGGTCGAACCCCTGCTTCGCGCCGCGATCGCCGTGCTCACACCCTGA
- a CDS encoding GMC family oxidoreductase, which yields MIESGRRLTGASRWQADVVIVGTGAGGGMAASELARRGAKVIALEEGPALSARDMTQREDEMMPLLYQERGGRSTADLAIRVIGGRGVGGSTVHNINLCKRLPPEILELWGREHAVSGLSEAELRPVFESVERDLSVSEIEPERRNNNNRVLERGVAALGWKGGPLKHNRQGCQGSGFCEIGCPYDAKQNAAKILLPDAMDHGARVVSDVRVTRILHDGRRARGVVGVALGVDGRQSVEVRVDANVVVLAGSAIGSPALGVASSLPDPHARLGRGLRMHPGVAVAGLFDERIEGWRGIPQSYECTELLELSPGSDKRVWITTAFAHPIGAAIMLPGFGERHRAWMLRYPNIAVLTAMLHDDSEGRVSLGRDGRPRIDYVLSQSDSEQLARGVRACARLLFAAGATKVLVPSVPPIELSRPDEVESIPGSVARPHGMLMAAVHPMGTMCLGDDPRRAVVKSTGEHHQVAGLFVLDGSLFPTSIGGPPQIGIYTLARYLSRHVG from the coding sequence GTGATCGAGTCGGGTCGCCGGCTCACCGGTGCGTCGCGCTGGCAAGCGGACGTCGTGATCGTCGGCACCGGTGCTGGCGGGGGCATGGCGGCGAGTGAGCTCGCGCGGCGTGGTGCGAAGGTGATTGCCCTCGAGGAAGGGCCGGCGCTCTCGGCGCGCGACATGACTCAGCGCGAGGACGAGATGATGCCGCTGCTGTACCAGGAGCGAGGCGGACGCTCGACGGCAGATCTGGCCATCCGTGTGATCGGTGGCCGGGGTGTCGGCGGGAGCACCGTGCACAACATCAACTTGTGCAAGCGGCTGCCGCCGGAGATATTGGAGCTGTGGGGGCGGGAGCATGCGGTCAGCGGTTTGTCCGAGGCGGAGCTCCGGCCCGTGTTCGAGAGCGTCGAGCGGGACCTCTCGGTGAGTGAGATCGAACCCGAGCGGCGCAACAACAACAATCGGGTGCTCGAGCGTGGTGTGGCGGCGCTCGGCTGGAAGGGCGGCCCGCTGAAACACAACCGACAGGGCTGCCAGGGCTCCGGTTTCTGCGAGATCGGCTGCCCCTACGACGCCAAGCAGAACGCCGCGAAGATCCTGCTGCCCGATGCGATGGATCACGGCGCGCGGGTGGTCTCGGACGTGCGGGTGACGCGCATTCTCCACGACGGGCGGCGCGCGCGAGGGGTCGTCGGCGTGGCGCTTGGCGTGGACGGACGCCAGAGCGTGGAGGTGCGCGTGGACGCGAATGTGGTCGTGCTCGCCGGCAGCGCCATCGGCAGCCCGGCGCTCGGTGTGGCCAGCAGCCTGCCGGATCCCCATGCGCGTCTGGGGCGAGGGCTGCGCATGCATCCCGGGGTTGCGGTTGCGGGGCTGTTCGACGAACGCATCGAGGGTTGGCGCGGCATCCCCCAGAGCTACGAGTGCACGGAGCTTCTGGAGCTTTCGCCCGGCAGTGACAAGCGGGTTTGGATCACCACCGCGTTTGCGCATCCCATCGGGGCCGCCATCATGTTGCCGGGTTTCGGGGAGCGGCACCGGGCGTGGATGCTGCGTTATCCCAACATCGCGGTCCTGACTGCGATGCTGCACGATGATAGTGAGGGGCGCGTCTCACTGGGAAGGGATGGGCGTCCGCGCATCGACTACGTGCTCTCGCAGTCTGACTCGGAGCAACTGGCCCGAGGTGTCCGAGCTTGCGCGCGGCTGTTGTTCGCGGCGGGTGCAACCAAGGTGCTCGTGCCGAGTGTGCCGCCCATCGAGCTGTCGCGCCCCGACGAGGTCGAGTCCATCCCGGGCTCCGTCGCCCGGCCTCACGGCATGCTGATGGCGGCCGTGCATCCGATGGGCACGATGTGCCTCGGCGACGACCCACGGCGGGCGGTGGTCAAGAGCACGGGAGAGCATCACCAGGTGGCGGGCTTGTTCGTGCTCGACGGCTCACTGTTTCCGACCAGCATCGGCGGGCCGCCGCAGATCGGGATCTACACGTTGGCGCGGTATTTGAGCCGGCATGTGGGGTGA